Proteins from one Chelonia mydas isolate rCheMyd1 chromosome 14, rCheMyd1.pri.v2, whole genome shotgun sequence genomic window:
- the LOC119567500 gene encoding zinc finger protein 7 has product MISQLERGEDPCIPDLQSSEKRESPGGTCTGNDSHLGFLSVPASDLTVAENKEENSQQEGPEPAEPHGTVSIKSEGNVSLSLERGELHGMPSVKTEGNFSQSCEQGKVCEPQCGSERLQEHQLGMSQDKSTHDVGGLEELNKSITQPSSLVGERPHRCTEWGKSFSCNSRLIRHRRMQTGEKPIAAPTAGKASATVPLSSGTGEPMRQVPRLREKFLQQLGAHQPSQAAHGEKPYACSACGKSFSCSSSLVTHRQVHTGERPYPCLGCEKSFQQRSNLVVHQILHCVNRPYK; this is encoded by the exons ATGATCTCCCAGCTGGAGCGAGGGGAAGACCCATGCATCCCAGACCTCCAGAGCTCAGAGAAAAGGGAGAGTCCAGGGGGTAcctgcacag GGAATGACTCGCATTTGGGGTTTCTCTCTGTCCCTGCAAGTGACTTGACGGTGGCTGAGAACAAGGAGGAGAATTCTCAGCAGGAAGGCCCTGAGCCAGCGGAGCCTCATGGGACAGTGTCAATAAAATCAGAGGGGAATGTGTCCCTAAGCCTGGAACGGGGGGAATTGCATGGGATGCCATCAGTAAAAACCGAAGGGAACTTTTCACAGAGTTGTGAGCAGGGAAAAGTCTGTGAACCTCAGTGTGGATCAGAAAGGCTGCAAGAACACCAGCTGGGGATGAGTCAGGATAAATCCACTCATGATGTGGGAGGTTTGGAGGAACTCAACAAAAGCATAACCCAGCCGAGCAGcctggtgggggagagaccccacAGGTGCACTGAGTGGGGGAAAAGCTTTAGTTGCAACTCGCGCCTTATCCGGCACCGGAGGATGCAGACGGGGGAAAAACCTATAGCTGCGCCGACTGCAGGAAAAGCTTCAGCCACGGTTCCGCTCTCGTCCGGCACCGGAGAACCCATGCGACAAGTGCCCCGACTGCGAGAAAAGTTTCTGCAGCAGCTTGGCGCTCACCAGCCATCGCAGGCTGCACATGGGGAGAAACCCTACGCCTGCTCCGCGTGCGGGAAGAGCTTTAGCTGCAGCTCGTCCCTCGTGACGCACCGGCAAGTCCACACAGGCGAGAGACCCTATCCCTGCCTGGGCTGCGAGAAGAGCTTCCAGCAGAGATCCAACCTGGTTGTGCATCAGATACTCCACTGTGTGAATAGACCTTACAAATAA